The following nucleotide sequence is from Scheffersomyces stipitis CBS 6054 chromosome 4, complete sequence.
GTAGCCATGTGTCCGTTAGGGTCCAAGGCAATGGTGACACCAGTGTTGGGAACAGGCTTGTGGTGCTCCAAATAAACGTTGGCAAAGTTGGGGTTGAGCAAGTGGTTGACGTCAGCTGACAAGATGATGGTGTTGGCATAAGTCAAACGGATTTGTTCCTGAACATCGTAGGATTTAGGGTTGAAGTAGTTAGACGAGATGACTCTAGTGATGACAGATTCAGTCAAACCACCCTTGATACCTTGACGAGTTGCCGAACCGATTTCCTCGTTGTCGAAAAGACCCACGAGCGAGAACGAGTCCGACTTGAGCAAATGGTCGTTATCGACTTCaatcaacgagttgatgGCTGCGAAGGAACAGACTCTGTCGTCAATTCTGGGTGCAAAAACAAACTCCTTATTCAAACCTCCTTTGACACCCTTCTGGATGTCGTACAATTGCAAGTCCCATTGGACAATGTCCGAAACCTTGACGTTGGCCTTTTTGGCAATGTAACGCAACAAGGTCATAGGGTGTTTGCCAAATAAAGGAGCggacttttcttcttcggtgGGTTCTTCTGGGTCTTCAGTGGAGAAACCAACCACGGGAACGGCCTGCGtttccttgttgaaagGACCCACAGCTGGAGCTCCAAAGTGAGGTGCTAAAGTAGGAATATGGGCAATAGGGTTAGGGGTAGAGTCTACAAGCTGTGGCACAACCTTGCCAGTACTGTCTTTCACAAGCAATCTACCACCTACCCCAAGGTCTCTATCCCACCATACATCGCCCAAAGTACCGGCGTATGGGGCTACACCCAAAAGCTCGTAACCTTCTACTTTGGCTTTGGTAGAGTTGGGCTTTAAAATCACTGTAAGCGCATCGATGTGCGAACCAATGATTCCAACACCCTTAGCGGGCTTCCAGTGTTCACCAACTATGAACGCGGCTAAAGCAGAGCCGTTTCTGACAGTGTAGTACTTTCCAGGTCTAATCGAGTCCCACGATTCCTTTTCAGAAATGAACAGAAAGCCAGCATGTTCAAGCTTGCTTCCAAAGTAGTCCACCACATGGTAGATGGTTGGCGACTTATAGGTGAAATTAATGTATTCGTCAGCATGGGCTTCGTAGTAATCGTCAGAGTACTTGGAAGTACTGGTAGAAACAGGAGTAGGAGCTGGAGCACTAGCAGTAGAAGCAGTAGAACTGGAGCTGGAACCAGCGGAAGTAGCTTCAATTGCCGtggacaact
It contains:
- a CDS encoding vacuolar aminopeptidase (go_component vacuole~go_function aminopeptidase I activity~go_process proteolysis and peptidolysis), producing the protein MLKKLSTAIEATSAGSSSSSTASTASAPAPTPVSTSTSKYSDDYYEAHADEYINFTYKSPTIYHVVDYFGSKLEHAGFSFISEKESWDSIRPGKYYTVRNGSALAAFIVGEHWKPAKGVGIIGSHIDALTVILKPNSTKAKVEGYELLGVAPYAGTLGDVWWDRDLGVGGRLLVKDSTGKVVPQLVDSTPNPIAHIPTLAPHFGAPAVGPFNKETQAVPVVGFSTEDPEEPTEEEKSAPLFGKHPMTLLRYIAKKANVKVSDIVQWDLQLYDIQKGVKGGLNKEFVFAPRIDDRVCSFAAINSLIEVDNDHLLKSDSFSLVGLFDNEEIGSATRQGIKGGLTESVITRVISSNYFNPKSYDVQEQIRLTYANTIILSADVNHLLNPNFANVYLEHHKPVPNTGVTIALDPNGHMATDSTGLALVEELAKLNGDTLQYFQIRNDSRSGGTIGPSISLQTGARTIDLGIPQLSMHSIRATVGTKDIGLGVKFFAGFFSNWRKTYDSYKDL